The region CACCGTCATCTACCCGCCCCGCGCCGATCCGACGCCGTCCCCACTTCCCAGTGCGCAGACCATCTGGCCCCTCGGGTCGCCCCCGCCACTGATCAGCCCGACGTTCACCTTCCCGCCCCACCCGTCGCCGAGCCTAATCAGCACCCCGATTCTGGTGCCGTTGAGGTAGTCGGCGGGCGGGGCGGGGTTCCGCCCGCGGATGGGCGGTCCCGGAGCGCACGGCCCAGGCGACGACCGCAGGTGCGCCCGCTACATCGGATGGGCGTTGTCAACTTGTTGGGTGAGGCGCTGGGTGAGGGTTGTCAGGGCGTGGTGGGTCGGGTTCCGGCTCCGTGCTCAGGGCGTAGCAAGCAGGCTGGCGACGCCGGTGATCTGGTTCCAGACGGTGAAGCGGTGGCGCATTTCGGTGCGGTAGTCGGGTGCGGGCATCAGGTGGCGGCGGGGCCGGAAGTGAGGCGAGATCTGACTGAAGACGGCGAGGAACATCTGGGCGGCGCCCGATGAGCGGAAGTACTTCATCGCGCGTTCACGCTGCCGGGTCGGCTGGTGGGAATTCTCCGCCCGGTTGTTCAGACCCTTGTGCGAGCGGTGCTCCACCGAGGGCATCAACTCCCGGTGGGCGACGCCGTAGGAGCGGAGCTTGTCGGTGACCAGCACCCTGGGCACCCGGCGCTGCTTCTTCATCAGCTTGGCCAGGAACCGCTTGGCCGCCTTCGCGTCCCGCTTCGACTGGACCAGAATGTCCAGCACACTGCCGTCCTGGTCCACGGCCCGCCACAGATACTGCCGCACCCCGTTGACCTTGATGAACACCTCGTCGAGGTGCCATTTGTCGCCGGCCCGCGGCCGGCGGCGGCGCAGGCCGGCCGCGTACTGGGGCCCGAACCGGTCCGCACCACTGGCGGATGGTCTCGTGGGAAACGACGACCCCGCGCGCCAGCAGCAGTTCCTCGACCTCGCGGAAGCTGAGCGGGAAGCGGTGGTACAGCCACACGCAGTGGGAGATGATCTCCGCCGGGTACCGGAAGCCCTTGTACGACGGCGCCACAGCGTCCCCTCCCGATGCCCAACGACCCGAGAATCGTCCCAGGGACTCAGCCCATCAGCCAAGTTGACAGCGCCCTCGAAGCGCAACCCGCCGCTTCCTTCGACCAGCACACCACATGGCACGCCGAGGTCACCCAACCCACTGGCGGAGGAATCGCCTTCACGCCTGCCCCGTTCGTCTCGGGCGAGACCGTCACCATCGCCATGGAGATCTACCGGCATGGTTCGGGCTGGAAGGTACGTGCTGTCGGCCAGGGCTACGACACCGGGCTCGCCGGCCTGGCCGCTAACTACGGCATCGACGTCGAACCCTGACGGCTTCGACCAGCAGATGAAGCCACTGCTCGACACCTACGCCACCCGGCTCAGCCATGCCCTCGACGCGGAACACTCAAGCGGCCAAATGAAACGCTCACTGGCCAAATGAAGTGCTCAGTCACAGGTCCGGGCTCACGGGCTGTTCGGGGCGCGCTGTTAAAGATCGAACTCCAGGTGCTCGATGTCGGTGAAGCGCACTTCCTCCAGGCTTCCGGCACGGCGGCCGCCGTCCTGGAAGTACACCTCCTTGAGCGCTTCGGCCACGATCTCCTTGAGCTGCTGCTCGGTGGCGCCGTCCTCCTGTGCGTCGAAGAGGCGGGCGGCGTAGCGGGGCGGCAGGGCGACGGTCAGGTGCCGGATCCGGTCCTGGTCCGTCGACCCGATCGGCGCGGTGTAGCCCATGCGGGCGCGGGTGTCGATGACGATGCCGCCGGTCGTCGCTGCCTTCTCGCGGGCTTTGCCACGGATCTGCGGCTGCCACCGGGCCTTCACCTCGCGTTCCAACCGTTCGGCGAGGTCCGGGCGGGGCTTCTTGATCTGGTCCTTGATGTACCGCTCCACGGTGCGCTGGGAGATCCGCAGCATCTGGGCGACCGCCTTGGTTCCTCCCAGTTGTTTAACCAGGTACCGCATCCGCACACCGGCCGACTTCGGCGCCGGGCGGGTGAACGCCTTCTGCACCGCGGTGTCCAGGCCGTCCCCGAACACGCTCATGCCTGCCTACTCCTCTACTCGCCGTTGTCGACGTTGGTGACGGTGCCGTCCTTGATGTACCGGGCGAGGTTGAGCTCCGGGGCGTTGAACTGCTCACGGACGCCCTCGCCCCACAGCACTTCCTGGGTGCCCTCCCACTTGACCAGGCCCGGGTTGATGCCGAGCTTGAAGCCGCCCGGCAGCGGCTTGCCGTCCTTGTACGGCAGGAAGTCCAGCGGGCCGGCGCCGTCGACCGCGTACACGACACAGTCGGAGAGGATCGCCACCGGGTACTGCCCGGTGAACGCCGCGTGCTTGACGATCTTGCGGTGGAGGTTGATCCGGGTGCGGGAGATGACCGCCGCGCGGATGTCGGGCCGCCACGTCGGGCGGGACAGGGCCCGCCACGGCTCGCCCGGCTTCCAGCCCTCCCCGCGCGGGCGTTCGCGCAGCTTGCCCAGGCCGCCCTTGACCGTTGCCTTGACGGCGTCCACGACGATCGCCAGCGCCGGGTCACGACTACGCCAGCCGTCCATCGCCGCTAGGAAGTCCGCCGGCGCCATGTCCGCGTCGACTCCGAGGTCGGCCATCGTGGCGAGGAAAGCGTCGCGCAGCCGGTTGTACCAGGAGTCCAGGTAACGGCCGTTGTCGTACCGCACCTGCGCCTCGATCGGCGTGACGTCGTAGCCGAGTTCCACCGCGTACGCCACGGTCGGCGTCGCGTACCAGGCCGGCCCCTCCGGCCGGTCACCCGACGGCGTGAACGGGCTCGGCAGCAGACTGCCGTCCAGATCCACCCACGTGTCCTTGCCGACCTTCACCTTCGACAGGTCGACGTGGGACAGGTCCACCAGCCACGCGCCGGGCAGTTTCGGGTCGAACCCCGGCGCCTTGACATGCGTCGGCGCACCGAGGCCGACGATCAGTCCGTTGGCTCCGGCGGCGAAGGCCATGTTCACGTCGATGCCGACCAGGTGCCGCCGGGTGCATTCGGCGTCGGTGAGCGGGCGCGCCCAGTCGTACGCCTCCTCGAACAGCTTCTCCGCCGGACCGCGCACGTGGAAGCGCGGCAGGTCCTTCAGCAGCGGGTGCCCGTCCGGTGCCTCGCACGGCGCGCAGTCCACCGGGTCCTTGCCCAGGCTGCCGGGGTTGTGCTCGGAGTGCCGCTTGCCCGTCTCGTCGGGCTCGGAGGCTCGGGTCGGCGGGTGGAAGGCGGTCATCAGCTCCAGGCCGGTGACGGCGGTGGAACCGCGCGGGGTCATCACCCGGGACGCGTACACACCCAGGAGACGGGCGAGGTCCGCCGGCGCGAGCTGCCCGGCGTGGCCCCAACTGCGGGGATCAAGCGCGTTCCACGACGGAATGCACAGCTGCACGCAGTTGCGCTCCGAACCCGTGGCGGGGCGGTAGATCCGCGCCCACGGCCCGAAGCCACGCTTCGTCAGCTTCCACTCCGCGCGGACCAGCTGCTTGACGACCTTATGGCCCTCCGGGATCCGGCCGGCGACCTTCTCCTCATCGGCGAAAGCGACCGGCAGGCCGTAGCGCTCCAGCGCCGACTCGGTGAGCACGATCAGCGGGTCGGCATCCTTACCCGGACCAGACAGCTTCGCCTGCCCGAGCCTGGCCTCCTTCAAAGTCCAGTCCACCAGGGACGGGAGGGACTTCGCGGGCACGTCCAGGACCAGGCCACCGACGCAGTACGCCAAGACCTGCCCGCCGGGGTCGACGTCCACGACCGCGAGCGGACCGTTGACGAAACGCGGATCCGTGCCGCCCGCCGGGGTATTCGACGAGGCCGCCCTCCTCGAGGCCGGGCGCCGCAACGTCGACGTAGGCCTGGCCGCGGGCGCCGGACGCGACACGGCGCCCGGAGCGGTGGCGGGACGGGGCTGGGCGGCTTGTCCGGTCGTCATGACCGCAGCCTCGGACACCGGGCCTGCGGATACGGGCCGCGCTTCCGGCCTTGGGGCGGGAGCGCTCGCGAACGTCGCGGAACCCGCCGTGTCCTGCACGGGCGTTGGGGCGTTGGCAACAGCAGCGGGGTAGAGATCTGCGAGCTGCGTGAGCAGACGTGCGTACGCGTCCCGCTCGGGCGGCCTGGGCTCGGTCTTACCGGCCTCCCAGCCACTGACCGTCGCCCGCCGCACCGCCAGCGCTTCGGCCACCTCATCCAGGGTCAGGCCGTGCGCGGCACGCAGCCGCTTGCGCTCCGCCGGCGGCGGCAGCGGAGACCGGGACGCAACCAGCGCGTCGATCCGGTCGAACAGCTCGGACATAGAACACCTCCTGACTCTCAGCCTAGCGTGAACCGTACGGATCGCGTACGCATAGCGCACCAATGACGCACCCTACTTCCCTGCATCTTCTCCTGAATCACTGAATATCAAAGTTGAAATAAGTCTCCTAGATAGCATATGATCGAAGTCAAGCGAGGGGTCCGGGCTGGCCGGACCACCGTCAACGGGAGACCGTATGCCTACGCTCAGCATCAACTTCGACTCAGCCGTCATCGCGCACCTGATGAGCGCGAGCGGCGATGACACCGTCCATGTCACGCTCACCCTCGGTACCGGGGACCCGACAG is a window of Streptomyces sp. B21-083 DNA encoding:
- a CDS encoding TerD family protein; amino-acid sequence: MPNDPRIVPGTQPISQVDSALEAQPAASFDQHTTWHAEVTQPTGGGIAFTPAPFVSGETVTIAMEIYRHGSGWKVRAVGQGYDTGLAGLAANYGIDVEP
- the tpg gene encoding telomere-protecting terminal protein Tpg, with translation MSVFGDGLDTAVQKAFTRPAPKSAGVRMRYLVKQLGGTKAVAQMLRISQRTVERYIKDQIKKPRPDLAERLEREVKARWQPQIRGKAREKAATTGGIVIDTRARMGYTAPIGSTDQDRIRHLTVALPPRYAARLFDAQEDGATEQQLKEIVAEALKEVYFQDGGRRAGSLEEVRFTDIEHLEFDL
- the tap gene encoding telomere-associated protein Tap, yielding MSELFDRIDALVASRSPLPPPAERKRLRAAHGLTLDEVAEALAVRRATVSGWEAGKTEPRPPERDAYARLLTQLADLYPAAVANAPTPVQDTAGSATFASAPAPRPEARPVSAGPVSEAAVMTTGQAAQPRPATAPGAVSRPAPAARPTSTLRRPASRRAASSNTPAGGTDPRFVNGPLAVVDVDPGGQVLAYCVGGLVLDVPAKSLPSLVDWTLKEARLGQAKLSGPGKDADPLIVLTESALERYGLPVAFADEEKVAGRIPEGHKVVKQLVRAEWKLTKRGFGPWARIYRPATGSERNCVQLCIPSWNALDPRSWGHAGQLAPADLARLLGVYASRVMTPRGSTAVTGLELMTAFHPPTRASEPDETGKRHSEHNPGSLGKDPVDCAPCEAPDGHPLLKDLPRFHVRGPAEKLFEEAYDWARPLTDAECTRRHLVGIDVNMAFAAGANGLIVGLGAPTHVKAPGFDPKLPGAWLVDLSHVDLSKVKVGKDTWVDLDGSLLPSPFTPSGDRPEGPAWYATPTVAYAVELGYDVTPIEAQVRYDNGRYLDSWYNRLRDAFLATMADLGVDADMAPADFLAAMDGWRSRDPALAIVVDAVKATVKGGLGKLRERPRGEGWKPGEPWRALSRPTWRPDIRAAVISRTRINLHRKIVKHAAFTGQYPVAILSDCVVYAVDGAGPLDFLPYKDGKPLPGGFKLGINPGLVKWEGTQEVLWGEGVREQFNAPELNLARYIKDGTVTNVDNGE